GCCGACGACGTACAGTTCGATGAACGGGATCAATACGAGCCCGCCGCCGTAAATGAACGCCCCAGTGTAGACCATGAACGCGAACAGCTGGATCCACGGGTTCGACCACAGCGCGAGTACCACCCCCCACACCGGGCTCGCCTCCAATGCAGCGCGGGCCGACGGGCCGAGCAGGTCGAACGCGCGCTTTCGAAGCGCGTAGACGAGCCCCGCGATCCCCCCGACAAGTGCCCACAGCGACGCTTGCCGTCGGTTCTCGCGCACCCACGCCGACCGGTAGACGAGGACCGCGAAGACGCCGGCGAAGAGGAACTGAACGACCGGGTTCGCTCCCAGCGCCGTCGCGACGACCGCCGCCGCCAGCACAGCGAGGAGGAGGCCGTCGACGGACCACTCCTCGCCGAGGACGCTGAACGCGACGTGTTCGCGACCGTCCGCAAGGGCACGTCGGGCCATCGACCAGGCCGCACCCGCGATCAGTCCGATGACCACCGGGTTGATGCCGTAAAACAGCGCCTGGACTTCCGGCACTTGCTGGTAGGCGAAGTACAGCCACGAGAAGGAAACGACGATGAGGAACGTCGGGAGCATGAAACAGAAGCCGGCGACGAGGGCACCGGGCGTGCCCGCGCGGAGCCAGCCCATGACGATTCCCAGCTGTGTCGAGGCGGGGCCGGGAAGCATGTTACAGATCGCCAGCCCCTCCATGAAGACCGCCTCGTCGCTCCATTCCTTACTGTCCTCGCCCACGAGGTCGTCCTCCATCATCGCGATGTGGACCAGCGGCCCGCCGAAGCCGACGACCCCGATGAACAGGAAATAGCGTGCGATCTCGAGCAGTTTCGAACGGGTCGGCTTGCCACCGTACGAGTCGACGCCGGTGTGGTCGGTCGTCGCACCCCTCATTCAGCACCTCCAGCCGATGTGAGGATCGGTAGCGACCCCGATGGTCAAGCGCTCCCGTCGGGAAACGGGCCCATGCTGGTACCTACACATCATGAGGACGGATCGTACTCCGACGATAAATAGATCCGACCGCTCGACGAGAGGCGACGGCCACACTCGAAAACCCTCCGGATCCGGGACGGTGTCCCGCGACCCGACCATTGGCTCGATTCCGGCCTCCGCGAATACGTCGGGCGCTCGTTCGTGAGTCGAGCCGCGGGTTTATTGTCTCCGCCGTATATCTCCAGTACGATCACCACGATGGATCCGCCGGATTCGGAGGCTTCGCCGGAGACTCACGAGACGGCTCCCTGTTTGGCCTGTGGTCGGGAGACCCCGGTTCCCGACGAGGTACACAGCCCCGTCTGCTATCGACCGCTGTGCCCGGCGTGTCGGGACTCTGGGGAGTCGCGGACCGAGGGTCGAACGGACGGCGCCACCCAGGAGGACTGAGGGTGTGATTCCATCGAGCTACCGCTGGGCCGGTCCAATCAAGAACCCATAACTGCCCCATCCCCCGAAAACAACCGATGACGCAGTCCGAGTCCTGTGACGACGACCCACAAACCACCCAGGAGCAGATCCTCCAGGCGACCTATCGGGCGCTCCATCGGTACGGCTACGCCGGGCTGACGATCCAGCGGATCGCCGACTTCACCGACGTCAGTAAGTCCTCGATCTACTACCACCACGAGGACAAGGACGAACTCCTGCTCGCGTTTCTCGAACGAGTGCTGCGGGACGTCCAGGCGGGGTTCGAGATCGAACCCGAACACGACCCGGTCGCCGATCTGGAGCGCTTTCTCGAGCGGATCTTCGCATCGATCGATCCCGAGCCGGCGACCGAAGCCCTCCCGATCGGCGCCTACGTCGAGATCCGCTCACAGGCCGTCTCGAACGCGGCCTATCGTGAGCGGGTCACGGACATCGATGACGCGCTCGAATCGCAGTTCCGATCGCTCCTTCAACAGGGGGTCGAGCAGGGCGTCGTCAAAGACGTCGACGTCGGGCAGGTCAGCGAGTACCTCCTGACGACGATCGTCGGTACGCTAGAACGGTATGCGACGACCGACGAGTTCGCGGTCGAGGTGGTACGGGCGGAGCTCGAACGGTATCTCGAACACCGCGTTATCGCGTGACCTCCCGGTGATATCACAGCGCCCGCGTCTGATCGGGCCGGGACAGCGTTCGTCGGGTCCGGTCGGCGGGTACTTACGTACTGATCGGTTAGTTAGTAGGAGAGTGACAGCAGAATGACCGCGATACGAGTAACGGACCTCACGAAGACGGTCGGGTGCGTCACCGCAGTCGACGGGATTTCCTTTACCGTCGAAGACGGGGAACTGTTCGGGCTCCTCGGTCCCAACGGAGCAGGCAAATCGACGCTCATCAACATGCTCGTCACACTCTTGCGCCCGACTTCCGGGACGGCGACGGTCAACGGTCACGATATCATCGAGGAGACCGGCGCCGTCCGCAACAGTCTCGGTATCGTCTTTCAGGAACCGGCACTCGACGAGGAACTCACCGGCGAGGAGAACCTCGCGTTTCACTCGCGACTGTACGGCCAATCCAAAACCGTCCGCCAACAGCGCATCGACGAGATCCTCGATCTCGTCGGGTTGAGCGAGCAACGCGACGATCCGGTCGGCACGTATTCGGGCGGGATGAAGCGTCGTCTGGAGATCGGCCGCGGACTGTTACACGAACCGGCCGTACTCTTTCTCGACGAGCCGACGGTCGGACTGGACGCGCGTACCCGCCGGGACACGTGGGAGTACATCCAGCGGATGAACGAGGAGACGGACGTGTCGGTCGTCCTGACGACCCACTACATCGAAGAGGCCGAACAACTCTGTGACCGCGTCGCCATCGTCGACGAGGGACGGATCGTCGCCATCGATTCCCCGACCGCGCTCACGGCCTCGCTTGGCGGCGACGTCGTGGCTATCGACGTCGAGGGGCGGGTCGCGGCGCTCGCTACTCGTCTGGACGCCTGTCCGTGGGTAAGTAGGTACACGACGACGGACACCGGAGTTCGCGTCACTGTCGAGCGCGGGGAGACACGAATCGCGGACCTCGTACGACTGGCCGACGATGCTGACGTAGCGATCACGTCCGTCGATAGCCACACGCCGAACCTCGAAACCGTCTTCCTCTCGCTCACCGGGGCGACGCTCACGGAGCGCGAAGCCGATACGCCGGCGAGTGACGGGAGGAGGCCACGGGACGTGCCGGTCGATCCTGCCGAAACCCCCGCTCGGGCTAACACGGGGGACGGCGAATGAAACTCGTCGACCCACAGAGCATCTACGCCCTCTGGCTGCGCGACGTCAAGCGATTCCTCCGTACGCCCTCCCGCATCGTCGGCTCGATCGCGATGCCGCTGTTGTTCCTCGTCTTTCTCGGGTTCGGCTTTAGCGGCGCTGCGATTCCCGGGCTCCCCGAGGGTGTCGATTATCTCCAGTATCTCGTGCCCGGGATGGTTGGCTTTACGATGCTGTTCGGGGCGTCCTTTGCCGGGATGTCGATCCTCTCGGACCAGGACGTCGGCTTCCTCAAGGAGATCCTCGTCGCCCCGGTCAGCCGGACGTCGATCGTCCTCGGCCGGATCGCCGGGGGCTCAACGACAGCGCTCGTTCAAGCCGTGCTCATCCTGCTGGTCTCGATCCCGCTCGGCTTCCGTCTCGTAAACCCGCTGTTGGCCCCGCTGGCGGCCGTTTTCCTCGTGCTGATCGCCATCACGTTCGTCGGGTTCGGGGTCGCGCTTGCCTCCCAGTTCAGCGACAGCGAGGGGTTCGGCCTGATCATCCAGTTCGTCATCTTCCCACTGTTTTTCCTCTCGGGTGCCATCTATCCCGTCAAGGGACTCCCGAGCGCGGTCCGCCTCCTCGCGTATATCAACCCCTTGACGTACGGCGTCGACGGGCTGCGAGCGGTCCTCGTGGGTACGTCTGCGTATCCACTCGCCGTCGACCTCGGGGCGCTCGTGGTTTCGTCGGTGGTGATGGTCGCCGTCGGAACGTACCTCTTCGAACGCGTCGAAGCGACCTGAGACGAGCTACTGGTCGCTGTTCGCCAACTCCATCGATCTCGAGTGTGCTGCATCGTTCCGGTCGCCAGCCGTGAGCTGATCCCTACCACGGCAGCCGCTCTGGAACCGCTTAGTCCGTTTCGTTCCCGCCGGTCCCCATCCGGGTTTCATTTCCGGTTCCAGTCCCTTCGACGACCTCCGCACCGGCCGAAATCGTAAAGCTGGTCGCCTCCGCACCGGCTTCATCCCCAACGACGACATAGAACTGCCACCTGTTGCCCGGACGCAGATCATCGATGTCCTCGGTAGACGCATCGACGAACGCATCGATGACGGTATCGTCGTTGTAGAGTGTCACTGTGACTTCGATGTCGTCGAGACGATTGTCGCTGACGTTTTCGACGACTCCCAATACGCCTACATCGTCACCCGTCGAATACGCGTTGAACGACGGGATTTCCAAGTACTCCGGCGTTTCTTCGATCTCCCCGCTGACCTCTTCCGACGGCCAGTCCGTTTCGTTCGTATCACCATCCGAGCTACTACCGGAACCGCCGATACAACCGGCGACGGCGATGCTGGCGACGGTTGCTCCCGTGGTCGTGAGGAGCGCTCGTCGATCGAGCTCTTTCACGACTCGTGTATGTGCCTGGAGGCGAAAAAATCCATCCGTCTCTGCGACCCTACGTTTACTCATCCAGTCGGATTCCTATGGGGGCGCTGGTCTCCCGATATCGATCTGCGCAACCGATGAAGACGCCGCGACGGGAGGCTTGCGGTCGGCGAGCGTGTCGAGGTTCCGCGTCGTACTCCCTTGAGCTAGCACGCTTCTCGCTACGGTTATGCCGTTACGAAACCATAATTATTGTACACACTATGACTCCACAAACCCTCACTACTGAGAACCACGAGATCGCAGAGCGCGTCTTTACCGACCTCCTCGACGGCCACGATCTCGCGCTCATCCCCGACCTGTACGCAGCGGATTGTGCCCTCTACGGGATGACCGGGCCCGAACCCATCGACCGCGAGGAGTACGAAACCTTCCTCTCGATGTACTTCGAGGCGTTTCCGGACCTCTCGTTCGAGATCGAGGAGACGATCAGCGACGGCGACCGCGTCGGCGTCCGATGGACCTCGCGCGGGACCCATACCGGCGAGCTGATGGACCTCCCCGTGACCGGTAAGCCGGTCACCGTTACGGGGCTCTCGTTCATCCACATCGACGGCGGAATGATTACGGCGGTGTACAACAACCACGACCGGCTGGGACTGCTCGAACAGCTCGGTGCCATCCCCGATTCGCCCCGCAAGATGGTGGGGTTCGTACTCGGTCAACTCCGAGGCCGGCTCGCTCGCCGCTGAGCCCACCGGCGAGCGAGCGGGTCTCAGCCCGAGGGGGTGTCTTTCGTCACCACGCGCTGCTGGCCGCCTTTCGGTCGTCCGAACGAACGTCTTTTCTCGAACGACGGATCGTGCTTCTAGTCCCCGTCGAGACACCGCCCGTCCGCTCGTATGGTTTGAGTGTGACCTACGAAACCGCATCCCCTTACCGGGAGTATTATATGACATGATAGATAAGCCGCCACTCGGACGTTCATACGAGACATGATATCACACAACGAAATTGGACGACGAGAATACATTACCGCAGCCGGAGCCCTCGGGATGAGCGGACTGGCCGGCTGTGCCGGCGAACTCGGTGGCGGCGAGGAAGAAGAGGACTTCCCGACTCAGGACATCGAGATGATCTGTCCGTGGGCGGCCGGCGGTGGTACTGACCTGACCGGTCGCCGGCTCGCGGAACTCGGCCAAGACCCGCTCGGTACTTCGCTGTACGTCACCAACCAGACCGGCGGCAGCGGCAGTGCCGGCTTCAACGCGATCGCGAACGCTGAGGCCGACGGGTACACCGTCGGCATCACCACCGTCGAGATCTGTACGATCTCGCATCTCGGAATCGCGGACGTCACCCCCGAGGACCTCGACGCGGTCATCCAATACAACTTCGATCCGGCCACCCTCACCGTTCCCGGGGACGCCCCCTACAGCACCCTCGAAGAGTTCGTCACATACGCCGAGGAGAATCCCGGTGAGATCCGGGTTTCGAACTCCGGAACCGGGGCGATCTGGCACCTCTCTGCGGCAGGTTTCGCCCAAGAGGCCGGTATCGAACTCAGCCACGTCGGCTACGACGGCGGGTCGCCCGCGACCCAGGCCGTCGTCAGCGGCGAGGTCGAAGCAACGGCGGCGAGCGCACCGGAGGTCGCCGGCCAAGTCCAGGACGGTCCCCTTGAGATCCTCGCCGTGTTCGGCGAGGAGCGCCTCGATATGTTCCCCGAAGTGCCGACGCTTCAGGAGTCGGGCTATGACTTTACCATGGGTGCGTGGCGCGGACTGACGGTCCCGCAAGGGACCGACGAAGAGCGGATCAGCACCCTCGAGGAGGGCTTTACGAGCGTCTATGAGTCCGAGGACTTCCAGTCGTTCATGGAAGAACAGGGCTTCGGGCTCGTCTACCGCGACGCCGAGGAGTTCGGCCAGTTCATGGAGTCGGAGTACGAGCGCTTCGGCGGGATTATCGACGAACTCGGACTGGCACAATCGGGCTGATCGGTGAGCATGGTCTATCGTGTGTTCCGATCGGACGTCATCGCTGCCGGACTCCTGTTCGTGCTCTCGGCGGCCGTTTTCGTCGTCAGCGCCGACTTCCCGGCCGGCCGTGGCGGCGATCCCGGAGCGGCGCTTTTCCCTCGACTCATCACGGGGACGATCGCGGTACTGGCGCTCGGGTTGCTCGTCAAAGATCTCACCGCAAGCGAGCGATCCGCCCACGAGATCGATCCGACCGTCGTCCGCCGACTCGCGGTCGTCGTCGCGTTCCCGACGATCTACATCTTCGCCATGCCGATACTCGGGTTCCCCCTGACGACGGTGGCCTTTCTGGCGGGGCTCATGTGGTACTCCGGAGCGCGATCGGTCCCGGTCGTTCTCGGGAGTTCCATCGGCGTTATGCTCGTTCTGTACTACCTCTTCGGGGTCCTCTTTCAGGTCCCGCTTCCGGAGGGACTCGTTCCGATCGATGCGGTGTTACCGTCGATCGTCGTGGGGCTGATCTGACGTGCCGCCCCTCCTCGACTTCTTCGCTCAGGGTGCCGCGCTCGTTTTCGAACCACTCGCGCTCGTATTGATCGTCATCGGCGTGGTGATCGGGCTTACGATGGGCTCGCTGCCCGGGATGACGGCGACCATGACTGTCGCCGTGCTTGTCTCGTTTACCTTCGGGATGGAGCCCGTCGAGGGGATGATGCTGCTCTTGGGGATCTACGGTGGCGCTCTCTATGCGGGCTCGATCCCGGCGATCCTCATCCGAACGCCGGGGACGCCGAGTGCCGCCGCGACGGTCTTCGACGGCTTCCCGCTGGCTCAGCAGGGAAAAGCCGGTCGAGCGATCGGAATCGCGACCGTCGCCTCGTTCGTCGGTGGCGTCATCAGCGTCGCCGTTCTCGCGATACTCGCACCGCAGATCGCGAACGTCGCACTCGCGTTCCGGTCGCCCGAGAACTTCGCGATCGCCGTCTTCGGATTGACGATCATCGCCAGCATCAGTGGCGACTCCATCATCAAGGGGCTGATCTCGGGGCTGTTGGGTATGTTCCTCGCCACCGTCGGACTCGACCCGAACCTCGGCTTTCCCCGGTTCTCGTTCGGAATCGACGTGCTCACCGCCGGTATCGAGTTCATCGCCGTGATGATCGGGCTGTTCGGTATCGCCGAAGGGCTCACCCGGTATCGTGCCGGGATCGACACCGGCCACGCCGAACAGGACCTCTCTGCGGTCCGGCCGACCCGCGGGGACCTCAAGAACATCGGCAACGTCACCTTCGGGTCGGGTGTGGTCGGCGCGTTTATCGGCGCTATTCCCGGCGCAGGCGGGGACATCGCGTCGTTCGTTACGTACAACGAGGCCAAACGCTGGTGTAGTAATGCGGTCCCAGAGTTCGGCGAGGGCAACGTCCTCGGCGTCGCCGCCGCAGAATCGGGCAACAACGCGAGTACGGGCGGGGCGCTTATTCCAACGCTCACCCTGGGGATTCCCGGCGACTCGGTCACGGCGATCCTCATCGGGGCGTTACTGGTCCACGGTATTCGACCGGGTCCCGGCCTCTTCGAGAGCGAACCCGGCTTGGTCTATGCGATCTTCATCGGGTTCTTCCTCGTGTACGTCGTTATCCTCGTACTCGGACTGCTCGGCGCGCGCTACTGGGCTCGGCTGATCGACTTCCCGTCGATGTATCTCTGGCCCGTGATCTTCATCCTCTGTATCATCGGGTCGATCGCCCTGCGGGGCAATCTGCTCGATGCGTGGGTGATGCTCGGTGCTGGCGTACTCGGCTACTTCATGCGCATGGACGATTACCCGCTGGCACCGATGGTGCTGGGACTCATCCTCGGACCGATCGCCGAGTCGAACCTCAG
The DNA window shown above is from Halalkalicoccus jeotgali B3 and carries:
- the chrA gene encoding chromate efflux transporter translates to MRGATTDHTGVDSYGGKPTRSKLLEIARYFLFIGVVGFGGPLVHIAMMEDDLVGEDSKEWSDEAVFMEGLAICNMLPGPASTQLGIVMGWLRAGTPGALVAGFCFMLPTFLIVVSFSWLYFAYQQVPEVQALFYGINPVVIGLIAGAAWSMARRALADGREHVAFSVLGEEWSVDGLLLAVLAAAVVATALGANPVVQFLFAGVFAVLVYRSAWVRENRRQASLWALVGGIAGLVYALRKRAFDLLGPSARAALEASPVWGVVLALWSNPWIQLFAFMVYTGAFIYGGGLVLIPFIELYVVGEFGWLSAREFVDGIAIGQLSPGPVVMTTAFVGYKLMLDVSGGAVPIAVLGALVATVGAFGPSFAFILGLFPYFARVRENEGVRTALIGVNAAVVGAILGATVTLATESFVDPFTVALAVATFGLFHRGVHAAPLIVGGGALGMAWYFLAP
- a CDS encoding TetR/AcrR family transcriptional regulator, encoding MTQSESCDDDPQTTQEQILQATYRALHRYGYAGLTIQRIADFTDVSKSSIYYHHEDKDELLLAFLERVLRDVQAGFEIEPEHDPVADLERFLERIFASIDPEPATEALPIGAYVEIRSQAVSNAAYRERVTDIDDALESQFRSLLQQGVEQGVVKDVDVGQVSEYLLTTIVGTLERYATTDEFAVEVVRAELERYLEHRVIA
- a CDS encoding Bug family tripartite tricarboxylate transporter substrate binding protein; the encoded protein is MSGLAGCAGELGGGEEEEDFPTQDIEMICPWAAGGGTDLTGRRLAELGQDPLGTSLYVTNQTGGSGSAGFNAIANAEADGYTVGITTVEICTISHLGIADVTPEDLDAVIQYNFDPATLTVPGDAPYSTLEEFVTYAEENPGEIRVSNSGTGAIWHLSAAGFAQEAGIELSHVGYDGGSPATQAVVSGEVEATAASAPEVAGQVQDGPLEILAVFGEERLDMFPEVPTLQESGYDFTMGAWRGLTVPQGTDEERISTLEEGFTSVYESEDFQSFMEEQGFGLVYRDAEEFGQFMESEYERFGGIIDELGLAQSG
- a CDS encoding ester cyclase; the encoded protein is MTPQTLTTENHEIAERVFTDLLDGHDLALIPDLYAADCALYGMTGPEPIDREEYETFLSMYFEAFPDLSFEIEETISDGDRVGVRWTSRGTHTGELMDLPVTGKPVTVTGLSFIHIDGGMITAVYNNHDRLGLLEQLGAIPDSPRKMVGFVLGQLRGRLARR
- a CDS encoding tripartite tricarboxylate transporter TctB family protein translates to MFRSDVIAAGLLFVLSAAVFVVSADFPAGRGGDPGAALFPRLITGTIAVLALGLLVKDLTASERSAHEIDPTVVRRLAVVVAFPTIYIFAMPILGFPLTTVAFLAGLMWYSGARSVPVVLGSSIGVMLVLYYLFGVLFQVPLPEGLVPIDAVLPSIVVGLI
- a CDS encoding daunorubicin resistance protein DrrA family ABC transporter ATP-binding protein — translated: MTAIRVTDLTKTVGCVTAVDGISFTVEDGELFGLLGPNGAGKSTLINMLVTLLRPTSGTATVNGHDIIEETGAVRNSLGIVFQEPALDEELTGEENLAFHSRLYGQSKTVRQQRIDEILDLVGLSEQRDDPVGTYSGGMKRRLEIGRGLLHEPAVLFLDEPTVGLDARTRRDTWEYIQRMNEETDVSVVLTTHYIEEAEQLCDRVAIVDEGRIVAIDSPTALTASLGGDVVAIDVEGRVAALATRLDACPWVSRYTTTDTGVRVTVERGETRIADLVRLADDADVAITSVDSHTPNLETVFLSLTGATLTEREADTPASDGRRPRDVPVDPAETPARANTGDGE
- a CDS encoding ABC transporter permease, with the protein product MKLVDPQSIYALWLRDVKRFLRTPSRIVGSIAMPLLFLVFLGFGFSGAAIPGLPEGVDYLQYLVPGMVGFTMLFGASFAGMSILSDQDVGFLKEILVAPVSRTSIVLGRIAGGSTTALVQAVLILLVSIPLGFRLVNPLLAPLAAVFLVLIAITFVGFGVALASQFSDSEGFGLIIQFVIFPLFFLSGAIYPVKGLPSAVRLLAYINPLTYGVDGLRAVLVGTSAYPLAVDLGALVVSSVVMVAVGTYLFERVEAT
- a CDS encoding tripartite tricarboxylate transporter permease, translated to MPPLLDFFAQGAALVFEPLALVLIVIGVVIGLTMGSLPGMTATMTVAVLVSFTFGMEPVEGMMLLLGIYGGALYAGSIPAILIRTPGTPSAAATVFDGFPLAQQGKAGRAIGIATVASFVGGVISVAVLAILAPQIANVALAFRSPENFAIAVFGLTIIASISGDSIIKGLISGLLGMFLATVGLDPNLGFPRFSFGIDVLTAGIEFIAVMIGLFGIAEGLTRYRAGIDTGHAEQDLSAVRPTRGDLKNIGNVTFGSGVVGAFIGAIPGAGGDIASFVTYNEAKRWCSNAVPEFGEGNVLGVAAAESGNNASTGGALIPTLTLGIPGDSVTAILIGALLVHGIRPGPGLFESEPGLVYAIFIGFFLVYVVILVLGLLGARYWARLIDFPSMYLWPVIFILCIIGSIALRGNLLDAWVMLGAGVLGYFMRMDDYPLAPMVLGLILGPIAESNLRRSLQVSGGSLDIIYTSPIAMTILLFSVVSLFLPFVRQGIRQYQS
- a CDS encoding FxLYD domain-containing protein — protein: MKELDRRALLTTTGATVASIAVAGCIGGSGSSSDGDTNETDWPSEEVSGEIEETPEYLEIPSFNAYSTGDDVGVLGVVENVSDNRLDDIEVTVTLYNDDTVIDAFVDASTEDIDDLRPGNRWQFYVVVGDEAGAEATSFTISAGAEVVEGTGTGNETRMGTGGNETD